A window of the Haloarcula rubripromontorii genome harbors these coding sequences:
- a CDS encoding DUF7529 family protein encodes MNDPADPESNPFGRVVGHWEQVIDDMAATATQYRDDGRETIELHPGDVTVLTGEPRTMAEQTGEYEPETRRLGFDVVVPGDEFRRVADALEDRTVDRSEVFRATGDGMVFLLVALECGDDLAVLVPLYYDQTDRADLSQVADDHGLYSHIRPLTDDEVVTVNHEDPEPFFPD; translated from the coding sequence ATGAACGACCCTGCCGACCCCGAATCTAACCCCTTCGGCCGTGTCGTCGGTCACTGGGAGCAGGTCATCGACGACATGGCGGCGACGGCAACACAGTACCGCGACGACGGCCGCGAGACCATCGAACTCCACCCCGGCGACGTGACGGTACTGACCGGCGAGCCGCGGACAATGGCCGAACAAACCGGCGAGTACGAGCCAGAGACCCGGCGGCTCGGCTTCGATGTCGTGGTTCCCGGCGACGAATTCCGGCGGGTCGCCGACGCGCTCGAAGACCGCACCGTCGACCGCTCCGAGGTGTTCCGGGCGACCGGCGACGGGATGGTGTTCCTGCTTGTCGCGCTGGAATGTGGCGACGACCTCGCCGTGCTCGTGCCGCTGTACTACGACCAGACCGACCGCGCGGACCTCTCGCAGGTCGCAGACGACCACGGACTGTACTCACATATCCGGCCGCTTACCGACGACGAGGTGGTCACCGTCAACCACGAGGACCCAGAGCCGTTCTTCCCAGACTGA
- a CDS encoding DUF5806 family protein — MTEGAPPDETDVEAADDESAGHQPDEPAAADDRADDADATESDTADSASEETVSAESGNETAVSEASDVPSDVQKYDRFKKIEGGTYDRANDFLRDRTYITAREWAIARLCADFRTETGVEMTKIGENLPELVPFMTDTYTPQAVNQARAAFEDKVRKAGATFLYGAMCDFFTAEDLDDVMYEATEVAKFLLEVEGVDLAVEDEMEAEDRISSVMREVREQSAALRHDEVCCPECGNEFQVDE; from the coding sequence ATGACTGAGGGCGCACCGCCGGACGAGACGGATGTCGAGGCGGCAGACGACGAATCGGCCGGACACCAACCGGATGAGCCGGCGGCCGCGGATGACAGAGCCGACGACGCTGACGCCACGGAGAGTGATACCGCTGACTCGGCCTCGGAAGAAACAGTCTCGGCCGAGTCAGGCAATGAGACAGCGGTGTCGGAAGCCAGTGACGTCCCGTCCGACGTACAGAAATACGACCGCTTCAAGAAGATCGAAGGCGGGACTTACGACCGCGCGAACGATTTCCTCCGGGACCGGACGTACATCACCGCCCGCGAGTGGGCCATCGCCCGCCTCTGCGCCGATTTCCGGACCGAAACGGGCGTCGAGATGACGAAAATCGGGGAGAACCTCCCGGAACTCGTCCCGTTCATGACGGACACGTACACGCCACAGGCGGTCAATCAGGCCCGCGCTGCCTTCGAGGACAAAGTCCGGAAGGCTGGCGCGACGTTCCTCTACGGTGCGATGTGTGACTTCTTCACCGCTGAGGACCTCGACGATGTGATGTACGAGGCCACCGAGGTCGCGAAGTTCCTGCTCGAAGTCGAGGGCGTCGACCTCGCCGTCGAGGACGAGATGGAGGCCGAAGACCGGATTTCCTCGGTGATGCGGGAGGTCCGCGAGCAGTCGGCGGCGCTGCGGCACGACGAGGTGTGTTGTCCGGAGTGTGGCAATGAGTTCCAGGTCGACGAGTAG
- a CDS encoding universal stress protein, whose product MKILLGVGGSELSYQALTETLERVSETGDELTVALFENEDTDADVETVHQRIQERIDESGLEPPLRRVEGSSPGSELVNIAESEGFDRIVLGGGGRSPLGKIQLGPIVEFVLLNAQTPVTLIR is encoded by the coding sequence ATGAAAATACTGCTCGGTGTCGGGGGCAGCGAACTGTCCTACCAGGCACTGACTGAAACACTCGAACGCGTATCGGAAACAGGCGACGAGCTGACCGTCGCTCTCTTCGAAAACGAAGACACCGATGCCGACGTTGAGACCGTTCACCAACGGATACAGGAGCGTATCGACGAAAGCGGGCTCGAACCGCCGCTTCGACGCGTCGAGGGCTCCTCTCCGGGAAGCGAACTGGTGAACATCGCCGAGAGCGAGGGGTTCGATAGAATCGTCCTCGGTGGCGGCGGTCGCTCGCCGCTCGGGAAGATACAGCTCGGCCCCATCGTCGAGTTCGTCCTCCTGAACGCACAGACGCCGGTGACTCTCATCCGATGA
- a CDS encoding GNAT family N-acetyltransferase — translation MTRTYPDEPAEAFPQPPQTITDREDRSIDVIPADDADTESLVEMYLDFDPADRAQGIPPVKEEAIREWLETILDGDCVNVVAKHDDTVAGHATLVPDNEDEHELAIFVLQSYQGAGIGTALVETLLGYGQSEGIDHVWLTVERWNDPAISLYEKVGFEISSAESFEIEMAIRL, via the coding sequence ATGACCCGCACGTATCCAGACGAACCCGCCGAAGCGTTTCCACAGCCACCGCAGACGATTACTGACCGCGAGGACCGCTCCATCGACGTCATCCCTGCCGACGACGCCGACACGGAGAGTCTCGTCGAGATGTATCTCGACTTCGACCCCGCCGACCGGGCGCAGGGTATCCCGCCGGTCAAGGAGGAAGCCATCCGCGAGTGGCTCGAAACGATCCTTGACGGCGACTGTGTCAACGTCGTTGCCAAACACGATGACACTGTTGCCGGCCACGCGACGCTGGTTCCAGACAACGAGGACGAGCACGAACTCGCTATCTTCGTATTACAGAGCTACCAGGGTGCTGGTATCGGGACGGCGCTGGTCGAGACGCTGCTTGGGTACGGCCAGTCCGAAGGTATCGACCACGTCTGGCTCACCGTCGAGCGGTGGAACGACCCGGCGATATCGCTGTATGAGAAGGTCGGGTTCGAAATCAGTAGCGCCGAGAGCTTCGAGATAGAGATGGCGATCCGGCTTTAA
- a CDS encoding universal stress protein — MDIDLVLAPVDGSDQSERAAEYAIAVAERYDADLHLLFVIDERLHRDIDSGNVSATAIAEEHQAFTESIRERFRDAHDGAFETSSATAFSETRLMQTPGSVVLDVAEDVNADFIVVPREDESEEAVGRAATYVIEYASQPVLTV; from the coding sequence ATGGACATCGACCTCGTACTCGCGCCGGTCGACGGCAGCGACCAGTCGGAACGAGCGGCCGAGTACGCGATCGCCGTCGCGGAGCGGTATGACGCCGATCTCCACCTGCTGTTCGTCATCGACGAACGGCTCCACCGGGATATCGACAGCGGCAACGTGAGCGCGACCGCGATCGCCGAGGAGCATCAAGCGTTCACCGAAAGCATCCGAGAGCGGTTCCGCGACGCTCACGACGGTGCGTTCGAAACGTCGTCCGCCACCGCGTTCTCGGAGACGCGACTGATGCAAACACCGGGCAGTGTCGTCCTCGACGTGGCAGAGGACGTTAACGCGGATTTCATCGTCGTCCCGCGCGAAGACGAAAGCGAAGAGGCCGTCGGGCGCGCGGCGACCTACGTCATCGAGTACGCCAGCCAGCCGGTCCTTACCGTTTAA
- a CDS encoding universal stress protein has translation MFDTVVIATDGSGSAERAVEAALDLAARFDATVHGLYVVDTGEVETTPEEVREALERALATTGGRALSFILEAADAEADEELVTAVREGDPADEICKYAVEHDADVIVSGTRGRHGEHGYLLGSVAEELVREAPMPVLTVRQLEGEPNPERTGV, from the coding sequence ATGTTCGATACGGTGGTCATCGCCACGGACGGCTCCGGCAGCGCAGAGCGGGCCGTCGAAGCGGCGCTGGACCTGGCAGCGCGCTTCGACGCAACTGTCCACGGGCTGTACGTCGTCGACACCGGCGAGGTTGAGACGACGCCCGAAGAGGTTCGCGAGGCGCTGGAGCGCGCGCTGGCGACCACTGGCGGCCGCGCCCTCTCGTTTATTCTGGAGGCCGCTGACGCCGAGGCAGACGAGGAGCTCGTCACCGCCGTCCGCGAGGGGGATCCGGCCGACGAAATCTGCAAGTACGCGGTGGAACACGACGCCGATGTCATCGTCAGCGGGACCCGCGGCCGCCACGGTGAACACGGGTACCTGCTGGGGAGCGTCGCCGAGGAACTCGTGCGGGAGGCCCCGATGCCGGTGCTGACCGTCCGCCAGCTCGAAGGGGAGCCAAATCCCGAGCGAACCGGGGTCTGA
- a CDS encoding PAS domain S-box protein produces the protein MYRQVRVLHVDDDPEFAEVAATFLERVGDGFTVETAANVSDGLARLAEASFDCVVSDYDMPETNGIAFLETVRSEYPDIPFVLFTGKGSEEVASEAVSKGVSDYLQKGHGTDRYTLLANRIQNLVAQHRAEAGLESRIEQQSALAALGTSALSGCERQTLFEEAVELVSDALGTEYSKVLEYRPDSDNFLLRAGVGWQDGLVGTAVVGAGEESQAGYTLKTEGAVVVDDLATEDRFSGPPLLLDHGVVSGISVVIGGTDDPWGVLGTHSTDQITFTDDDVTFVQNAANLLGNAIQRQRSEQRRRESERRFREIAEVSPDTIFRLDTDGVFTYVSPVIESLLGYTPEDLVDTSFRTYVPDESMETAFDGFSRVAAGETVRELELRLIDADGDLVDIEVSASPVTHDGSVRFVQGLVRDVTERTKRERRLQRLKAQYETLIENLPEMGVFLFDRDCQYTVSGGGELSSVGLTSADFEGATPHDLFPEAIADELEHYYREALDGRSSRFEQEYQDRQYQVQTVPVRNDDGDVISGLAVSEDVTERRERQRTLERQNERLREFAGVVSHDLRNPLNVAQGQLKLARTECDSDHLDNVSAAIERSNRLIDDLLTLASNGDEVTETESLDLRAVAEGCWQNVPTGDATLAVRTEQTIVADRGRLEQLLENLVRNAVEHARPRSEVPADAPDGDASGLTVTVGALADGFYVADTGPGIPPEERDEVFKAGHSTAADGTGFGLRIVEQIADAHGWTVTVTDSDSGGARFEVRGIETA, from the coding sequence ATGTATCGTCAAGTCCGCGTACTCCACGTCGACGACGACCCGGAGTTCGCCGAGGTAGCCGCCACGTTTCTGGAACGTGTCGGCGATGGCTTCACTGTCGAGACGGCGGCGAACGTGAGCGACGGGCTTGCGCGTCTCGCCGAGGCGTCGTTCGACTGTGTGGTTTCGGACTACGATATGCCTGAGACGAACGGTATTGCGTTTCTGGAGACCGTCCGGTCGGAGTATCCGGACATACCGTTCGTTCTATTCACCGGCAAGGGAAGCGAGGAGGTCGCCAGCGAGGCCGTCTCCAAGGGCGTCAGCGATTACCTGCAGAAGGGCCATGGCACCGACCGCTACACCCTGCTCGCGAACCGAATCCAGAACCTCGTCGCGCAACACCGCGCGGAGGCGGGGCTGGAGTCACGTATCGAACAGCAGTCGGCCCTGGCGGCGCTGGGTACGTCCGCCCTCTCCGGCTGTGAGCGACAGACGCTGTTCGAGGAAGCGGTCGAACTCGTCTCGGATGCCCTCGGCACGGAGTACTCGAAGGTACTCGAATACCGCCCCGACAGCGATAACTTCCTGTTGCGGGCCGGCGTCGGCTGGCAGGACGGACTGGTCGGCACCGCGGTCGTCGGGGCCGGCGAGGAGTCCCAGGCCGGGTATACGCTCAAGACCGAGGGGGCAGTCGTCGTTGACGACCTAGCCACGGAGGACCGCTTCAGCGGCCCGCCGCTGTTGCTGGACCACGGCGTCGTGAGCGGTATCAGCGTCGTCATCGGCGGGACCGACGACCCGTGGGGCGTCCTGGGCACCCACTCGACCGACCAGATTACGTTCACCGACGACGACGTGACGTTCGTCCAGAACGCCGCCAACCTGCTGGGGAACGCTATCCAGCGCCAGCGGTCCGAGCAGCGCCGACGCGAGAGCGAGCGCCGGTTCCGCGAGATAGCGGAGGTCAGCCCCGACACGATATTCCGTCTGGATACCGACGGCGTATTCACCTACGTCTCCCCGGTCATCGAATCGCTTCTCGGCTACACCCCAGAGGACCTCGTCGACACTTCATTCCGGACATACGTTCCGGACGAGAGCATGGAAACGGCGTTCGACGGGTTCTCTCGGGTCGCGGCTGGCGAGACCGTCCGCGAACTCGAACTGCGTCTTATCGACGCCGACGGGGACCTGGTCGACATTGAGGTCAGCGCCAGCCCGGTCACACACGATGGGTCAGTTCGGTTCGTACAGGGTCTCGTGCGGGACGTAACCGAGCGGACGAAACGCGAGCGCCGGCTTCAGCGACTGAAGGCGCAGTACGAAACCCTGATCGAGAACCTCCCCGAGATGGGTGTGTTCCTCTTCGACCGCGACTGCCAGTACACCGTTTCCGGCGGCGGTGAACTCTCGTCTGTCGGCCTCACGTCGGCCGACTTCGAGGGGGCGACGCCACACGACCTGTTCCCGGAAGCGATTGCCGACGAACTCGAACACTACTACCGGGAGGCGCTTGACGGCCGCTCGAGCCGGTTCGAGCAGGAGTACCAGGACAGGCAGTACCAGGTCCAGACGGTTCCCGTCCGGAACGACGACGGGGATGTCATCTCCGGGCTGGCGGTGTCGGAAGACGTCACGGAGCGGCGAGAGCGCCAGCGGACGCTCGAACGCCAGAACGAGCGCCTCCGGGAGTTCGCTGGCGTTGTCAGCCACGACCTCCGGAACCCGCTCAACGTCGCGCAGGGACAGCTCAAGCTGGCCCGGACCGAGTGTGACAGCGATCACCTCGACAACGTCTCCGCGGCAATCGAGCGGAGCAACAGGCTCATCGACGACCTGCTGACACTTGCCAGCAACGGGGACGAGGTCACCGAGACGGAGTCGCTGGACCTCCGAGCAGTCGCCGAAGGATGCTGGCAGAACGTCCCGACAGGCGACGCGACGCTCGCAGTCCGGACCGAACAGACGATTGTGGCGGACCGGGGCCGGCTCGAACAGCTCCTCGAAAACCTCGTCCGGAACGCGGTCGAACACGCACGACCCCGCTCGGAGGTCCCGGCCGACGCCCCGGATGGAGACGCCAGCGGCCTGACGGTGACCGTCGGTGCGCTTGCTGACGGGTTCTACGTCGCAGACACCGGCCCCGGAATCCCGCCAGAGGAGCGCGACGAGGTATTCAAGGCGGGCCACTCGACTGCCGCGGACGGAACCGGGTTCGGGCTTCGCATCGTCGAGCAAATCGCTGACGCCCACGGGTGGACGGTCACTGTGACCGACAGCGACTCCGGCGGCGCACGGTTCGAAGTTCGCGGTATCGAGACGGCGTGA
- a CDS encoding DHH family phosphoesterase: MDDWLIDDDRLSIGRKSVLPGEGFFIPDSYEEEQAEAEAAETLDDAGVVVIADPDADGLACTALIRQAHGEGALLPAGPHELTEALEWTAEYADPGVTVFICDLCPDRESDIAPLGSLVDTAERVVWFDHHQWPDDLADDVDAAGVERTVGDSDEVCTADVALSELDYDFDEQWADLAAVTRDHDLWIRDDPRSDDLADLSYWSEPEEYIEAVRDHGPDLSPEFHEFLDEKRVEKEALIEKAVDRAELRDVGEWTVGVTYGRCSQNEVAEALREQGADAAVIVKPAGSASIRGTDSFERAHEVAQQVNGGGHPKAAGCKPDIYDDMMDYAHHWTTQGAVAKQAIVDAFRRLPEEEEEGTDTEQ; encoded by the coding sequence ATGGACGATTGGCTCATCGACGACGACCGCCTCTCTATCGGCCGCAAATCCGTACTCCCCGGTGAGGGGTTCTTTATTCCGGACTCCTACGAGGAAGAGCAAGCCGAAGCCGAAGCCGCCGAGACCCTGGACGACGCCGGCGTCGTCGTCATCGCAGACCCCGACGCCGACGGCCTGGCCTGTACCGCGCTGATTCGCCAGGCCCACGGCGAGGGCGCGCTGTTGCCCGCCGGCCCGCACGAACTTACGGAGGCACTCGAATGGACCGCTGAGTACGCCGATCCCGGTGTGACCGTCTTCATCTGTGACCTCTGTCCCGACCGCGAGTCCGACATCGCTCCTCTCGGCTCGCTGGTCGACACCGCCGAGCGGGTCGTCTGGTTCGACCACCACCAGTGGCCTGACGACCTCGCAGACGACGTGGACGCAGCGGGTGTCGAACGCACTGTCGGCGACTCCGACGAGGTGTGTACCGCCGACGTGGCGCTGTCGGAACTCGACTACGACTTCGACGAGCAGTGGGCCGACCTTGCCGCCGTCACCCGCGACCACGACCTCTGGATACGCGACGACCCCCGCAGCGACGACCTCGCGGACCTGTCCTACTGGAGCGAACCCGAGGAGTACATCGAGGCGGTCCGCGACCACGGCCCCGACCTCTCCCCGGAGTTCCACGAGTTCCTCGACGAGAAGCGCGTCGAGAAGGAAGCGCTCATCGAGAAGGCCGTCGACCGGGCCGAACTCCGCGACGTGGGCGAGTGGACGGTCGGCGTCACCTACGGCCGCTGCTCGCAAAACGAGGTCGCCGAGGCCCTGCGCGAGCAGGGTGCGGACGCCGCCGTCATCGTCAAGCCGGCCGGCTCCGCCTCGATTCGCGGGACGGACAGCTTCGAGCGCGCCCACGAGGTCGCCCAGCAGGTCAACGGCGGCGGCCACCCGAAAGCCGCGGGCTGCAAGCCCGACATCTACGACGACATGATGGATTACGCGCACCACTGGACGACGCAGGGTGCGGTGGCGAAGCAGGCTATCGTGGATGCGTTTCGGCGGCTGCCCGAGGAAGAGGAGGAAGGAACGGACACCGAGCAGTAG
- a CDS encoding DUF5807 family protein, whose translation MTKHTEFLAGERPEDVLFFLHEDAVSNPGALAEYADEVEDGHALVLPGDDGRSAFQSATGIDPMGLAQEAMGTEGDIGDDLTGAVCPVAEEEPESDHTTRFIFAFAEEQNEDVGGLYAEGDVVHAYAVCACGERYSDKWVVGE comes from the coding sequence ATGACCAAACACACGGAGTTTCTGGCTGGCGAGCGGCCCGAAGACGTGCTGTTCTTCCTCCACGAGGACGCCGTCTCGAACCCGGGTGCGCTGGCCGAGTACGCCGACGAAGTCGAGGACGGGCACGCCCTCGTGTTGCCGGGCGACGACGGCCGGAGCGCGTTCCAGTCAGCGACCGGTATCGACCCGATGGGGCTGGCCCAGGAGGCGATGGGAACCGAGGGCGATATTGGCGACGACCTGACCGGCGCGGTCTGTCCGGTCGCCGAAGAGGAACCGGAGAGCGACCACACGACCCGCTTTATTTTTGCCTTCGCCGAGGAGCAGAACGAGGACGTGGGCGGCCTCTACGCCGAGGGCGACGTGGTCCACGCCTACGCGGTGTGTGCCTGCGGGGAACGGTACAGCGACAAGTGGGTCGTCGGGGAGTAG
- a CDS encoding dCTP deaminase, with amino-acid sequence MTDFAEYVTDIVHEPTQTDSPGLDLTVAGVYEVVEPGRIDFGGGELDPAGVTPHSSEKRDPADDYEWWTLRGGQYLVEYNESLTGAATVTLQPRTELLERGATHPTLHVDTLPRVPLSVGGAGLKLKENARVSTIVAADKE; translated from the coding sequence ATGACCGACTTCGCCGAGTACGTCACGGACATCGTCCACGAACCGACCCAGACCGACAGCCCGGGGTTGGACCTCACCGTCGCCGGGGTGTACGAAGTCGTCGAGCCGGGGCGCATCGACTTCGGCGGCGGCGAACTCGACCCGGCCGGCGTCACACCCCATTCGAGCGAGAAACGAGACCCGGCTGACGACTACGAGTGGTGGACGCTACGGGGTGGCCAGTACCTCGTTGAGTACAACGAGTCGCTGACCGGCGCGGCGACGGTGACGCTCCAGCCCCGGACGGAACTGCTCGAACGCGGAGCGACCCATCCGACGCTGCACGTTGATACGCTCCCGCGCGTGCCGCTGTCGGTCGGCGGCGCGGGGCTGAAGCTCAAGGAAAACGCCCGTGTCAGCACGATTGTGGCGGCAGACAAGGAGTGA
- a CDS encoding CheF family chemotaxis protein: MSESVIADFVGKFNSEVAGRGDPIKGRIVLSQKRLVLAASEDDKLTIPLDSIFDIAIGQVPPDLGDFFDSTVTIAFERKGKRLVAAIEAGDEKIEKFGTVLFKAVINGTETTVKERARVGGRVTDEAFKSAKLFLTPGNVEFRRNDGSFAVDLKTVSDFDRNTREINGKSRPVLTVRHMKDGTAMTTLAAMASNRKMSILGRYLRREYAELMEELKDVELTKDKKEVLVAMYSTGDMDGMPLASILGKDSSQVSMILQDLSADGLVQDGADGPTLTPTGKIVASRHLEDVNA; the protein is encoded by the coding sequence ATGTCGGAATCAGTGATCGCGGATTTCGTCGGTAAATTCAACTCCGAAGTGGCCGGTCGGGGCGACCCAATCAAGGGTCGGATCGTCCTCTCCCAGAAGCGGCTGGTACTGGCCGCGAGCGAGGACGACAAGCTGACGATTCCACTGGATTCTATCTTCGACATCGCCATCGGGCAGGTCCCGCCCGACCTGGGCGATTTCTTCGACTCGACGGTTACGATTGCCTTCGAGCGAAAGGGAAAGCGACTCGTCGCAGCTATCGAAGCCGGCGACGAAAAAATCGAGAAGTTCGGGACGGTACTGTTCAAGGCCGTTATCAACGGTACCGAAACGACGGTCAAAGAGCGCGCCCGCGTCGGTGGTCGCGTCACCGACGAGGCGTTCAAGTCGGCGAAACTGTTTCTCACGCCCGGTAACGTCGAGTTCCGGCGCAACGACGGGTCGTTCGCCGTCGACCTCAAGACGGTGTCGGACTTCGACCGGAACACGCGGGAGATTAACGGCAAGAGCCGGCCGGTACTGACAGTCCGGCATATGAAAGACGGCACGGCCATGACGACGCTGGCCGCGATGGCGTCGAACCGTAAGATGTCCATCCTCGGGCGCTATCTCCGCCGCGAATACGCCGAACTCATGGAGGAGCTCAAAGACGTCGAGCTCACGAAGGACAAGAAGGAGGTGCTGGTCGCCATGTACTCGACCGGCGATATGGACGGGATGCCGCTGGCGAGTATTCTCGGCAAGGACTCCTCACAGGTGTCGATGATTCTTCAGGACCTCTCTGCCGATGGACTCGTACAGGACGGCGCTGACGGCCCGACGCTTACGCCGACGGGCAAGATCGTCGCCAGCCGCCACCTCGAAGACGTGAACGCCTGA
- a CDS encoding DUF7112 family protein — protein sequence MPDRVPSDHDAVETHRVPVESVGRTDRPRVTLPDELDFDDGDTVRLALDGDRYHAVVETSLDGEPVISHVADNRRLARERDGTNRLAEWVADSEISLGGSAHLDVVTDGTEYGLRTPGKRVVYTATGGPDSSLSDIARTLDN from the coding sequence GTGCCGGACCGCGTTCCCAGTGACCACGACGCCGTCGAGACGCATCGCGTTCCTGTCGAGTCGGTGGGCCGGACCGACCGACCGCGGGTTACACTCCCGGACGAGCTCGATTTCGACGACGGCGACACCGTCCGTCTTGCACTGGACGGCGACCGATACCACGCTGTCGTCGAGACGAGCCTCGACGGCGAGCCGGTGATCTCACACGTTGCCGACAATCGGCGACTGGCCCGCGAACGGGACGGGACGAACCGCCTCGCGGAGTGGGTTGCCGACAGCGAGATCTCGCTCGGCGGCTCGGCGCACCTCGACGTGGTCACCGACGGAACCGAATACGGCCTCCGGACACCGGGCAAGCGCGTCGTCTATACAGCGACGGGCGGACCGGACTCCTCGCTGTCAGATATCGCTCGAACTCTCGATAATTGA
- a CDS encoding 30S ribosomal protein S6e, translating into MAEFTVAVSDPEDGHTYQIDVDGQDANRFIGRELGDEVDGGAVGLDGYTLELTGGSDTSGRPMRPDVRGVMTKEIMSDGGVGFEPTTDGERKRITVRGREVSDDTRQINAKITARGSDDVADLLGDDE; encoded by the coding sequence ATGGCAGAATTCACGGTCGCCGTCTCCGACCCGGAGGACGGCCACACCTACCAGATCGACGTTGACGGACAGGACGCAAACCGCTTCATCGGCCGCGAGCTCGGCGACGAGGTCGACGGCGGCGCTGTCGGCCTCGACGGGTACACACTTGAACTGACCGGCGGCTCGGACACCTCCGGCCGACCGATGCGACCTGACGTTCGCGGCGTCATGACGAAAGAGATCATGTCCGATGGCGGCGTCGGCTTCGAGCCGACCACCGACGGCGAGCGCAAGCGGATCACCGTCCGCGGCCGCGAGGTCAGCGACGACACGCGCCAGATCAACGCGAAGATCACGGCCCGCGGCAGCGACGACGTGGCCGACCTTCTCGGCGACGACGAGTAA
- a CDS encoding CheF family chemotaxis protein: protein MSDGEHALVDTKGKFVQVVSDGRKRNDIEWLPGRILLSNKRLVLATNDGKRTIPLSKVSSVTASQMNQPLAQVDSYIKVQAGRNVTLISAKKAEEFQEKLYSTLLDQTVVLVNHPAVKGGVVQDGGWEKGRLKLDGDCINLAIASGTFVELDIDDVGTVEAKEKTIRGDERPLLEVEHTIEGTSVETHISGTPRHVSLIEGLVRQGEQRNIADDVDLSDKETQVLMALYSGISPFKIPDFVDMEIEEVEDVYDRLMQADILEPVRTRREVQLEARGRSIASDAMADQ, encoded by the coding sequence ATGAGCGACGGAGAACACGCACTGGTCGATACGAAGGGGAAGTTCGTCCAGGTCGTCTCGGACGGGCGGAAGCGAAACGACATCGAGTGGCTACCCGGCCGGATTCTCCTCTCGAACAAGCGGCTCGTCCTCGCGACCAACGACGGCAAGCGGACCATCCCGCTGTCGAAGGTCAGCAGCGTCACGGCCAGCCAGATGAACCAGCCACTCGCACAGGTCGACAGCTACATCAAGGTGCAGGCCGGCCGGAACGTGACACTCATCTCGGCGAAGAAGGCCGAGGAGTTCCAGGAGAAACTGTACAGTACGCTGCTCGACCAGACCGTCGTCCTCGTCAACCACCCCGCAGTCAAGGGTGGCGTTGTTCAGGATGGCGGCTGGGAGAAGGGGCGGCTCAAGCTCGACGGCGACTGCATCAATCTGGCCATCGCCAGCGGCACGTTCGTCGAACTGGACATCGACGACGTGGGGACCGTTGAGGCCAAGGAGAAGACGATTCGGGGCGACGAGCGACCGTTGCTGGAGGTCGAACACACCATCGAGGGCACCAGCGTCGAGACCCACATCTCGGGGACGCCCCGACACGTCTCGCTCATCGAGGGACTTGTCCGGCAGGGCGAGCAGCGCAATATCGCCGACGACGTGGACCTCTCCGACAAAGAGACGCAAGTGCTGATGGCGCTGTACTCCGGTATCTCACCGTTCAAGATCCCGGACTTCGTCGACATGGAGATCGAGGAAGTCGAAGACGTGTACGACAGGCTGATGCAGGCTGATATCCTCGAGCCGGTCCGGACACGCCGGGAGGTACAGCTGGAGGCCCGGGGCCGTTCGATTGCGAGCGATGCGATGGCTGACCAGTAA